The nucleotide sequence TATACAAATAAGATATGAGTTGATTGTACATAAAGAAAATTCCATTACTGGATAACGAGAAAACTACGATAAGTTTGATTACAACTTGTCGTAGTATTCTTGCCAGCCTGGAACTTCGTCCTTCATACCGTGTCTCTTTCTGGCAGCGGCGACAATTTCACCAGCCTTGGTGGATGGGTCCAATGGGTCAGTAGATAGAGTGGACCAGTGGTCGAACACCATCTGTGGGAAAGCTTGACCACCAGTAGCTTGTCTCAATTCACCAGTGAAACCGAAAGATTCGTTAACTGGCAAGTAAGCCTTGACGGTGAACAATGGAGTACCTGgtctttgttcttcagaAACGACTTGAcctctcttcttgttcaagacGGAGTAGATACCACCAACAGCTTGTTCTGGACATTGAATTTCGACCAAGAAGACTGGTTCTTGAATCTTTGGTTCAGCCAACAAGAAACCGGCGTAGGTAGCTCTTCTCATGGTTGGGATGATTTGACCACCACCTCTGTGGATAGCATCAGCGTGCAAGGTAACATCCAAGATGTTAACTCTGACGGATCTCATTTGTTCACCAAAGATTGGACCTTCCTTGGTAGCCCATTGGAAGGCAGCGACGACAGAGTCCTTGATTTCGTTCAAGTATTGGACAGCCTTAGTTTGGTCAACAACCAAGTTTGGACCGTTACCGTCAGGACCGAAACACCAGATCTTTCTGGCGTCAGTGACATCCCAACCGTATTCGTCAGCCATGATTCTAGCTCTGGCCTTGAAATCGTCTCTTGGGTTGATCTTACCAGATTCAATAGCCAAAGAAACTTCTTCGTCAATTGGTTGAGCCTTCAAGTAGATTCTGTTATGCTTGTTTGGAGACTTGGACAAAGCAACTTGAGAAGATTCACCTTCAACAGTTTCTCTGTAAGCAACGACTGGAGGAGAGATCTTCAATGGAATACCAGCGTGGTcgttttccaaatcttgCAAACAAATTTCCAAATGCAATTCACCGGTACCAGCGACAATATGTTCACCAGATTCGGACATGTAAGTCAAAACACATGGGTCAGACTTGGACAATCTCTTCAAACCTTCAACCAACTTTGGCAAATCGTTAGCGTTCTTAACTTCAACGGCAACTTGCACAACTGGGGAGACGGAGAACTTCATGACCTTCATGTTGTGGGCACCTTCGAAAGTGGTCAAAGTACCGGtcttcaacaagaattGATCGATACCGACCAAACCGATAATGTTACCAGCTGGACAGTCGTCAATTGGTTCGACGAATCTACCCATCATCAAAACAGCTCTTTGAATAGCCTTGATGAACAAGTCATCCTTCTTACCTGGAACGTAGTTTGGACCTTGGATTCTAACCTTTTGACCAGACTTAACGGTACCAGCGAAAACTCTACCGAAAGCGTAGAATCTACCCTTATCAGAGGTAGGAACCATCTTAGAGACGTACAACATCAAATCAGCCTTTGGATCACAGTTCTTGATAGCGATACAAGCTGGATCGTCGGATGGACCTTCGTATAATTGTTCAGCTCTGTAGTTTTGAGCAGTAACTGGAGATGGCAAGTGCAAGATGATCATTTCCAACAAAGCATCGGCAGCTGGCAAGAACTTTCTCATAACGACCTTCAACAAAGCCTTACCTTCCAATTCCTTTTCGTCACCCTTTAGGACaatttccaacttttcCAACAAGACTGGAATTTCATCCTTCTTGAAGTTCATGATGGCAGCAAACAATCTGAAGATTGGGTCCAAGACGAACATGTTGAAGGCTCTTTCCAATGGCTTACCATCGGCATCTCTGTCCTTGTTAGTCCACTTCTTGGTCTTTGGGTTGAAGTAAGAGTCACCCCACAATCTGTCCATCATCTTTTCTCTGTCGACACCGAACTTCTTGGAGTATCTGTTGGCGAATTGTCTGACAGTGAAAGCCCAACCGTGCAAACCGGAACCGAAAGCCACGGTACCCTTCTGTGGGTAGACTTGGACATCACCCAAAACTTCATC is from Kluyveromyces marxianus DMKU3-1042 DNA, complete genome, chromosome 2 and encodes:
- the EFT1 gene encoding elongation factor 2; the encoded protein is MVAFTVDQIRSLMDKVTNVRNMSVIAHVDHGKSTLTDSLVQRAGIISAAKAGEARFTDTRKDEQERGITIKSTAISLFSEMTDDDVKDIKQKTDGNAFLINLIDSPGHVDFSSEVTAALRVTDGALVVVDTVEGVCVQTETVLRQALGERIKPVVVINKVDRALLELQVSKEDLYQSFSRTVESVNVIISTYADEVLGDVQVYPQKGTVAFGSGLHGWAFTVRQFANRYSKKFGVDREKMMDRLWGDSYFNPKTKKWTNKDRDADGKPLERAFNMFVLDPIFRLFAAIMNFKKDEIPVLLEKLEIVLKGDEKELEGKALLKVVMRKFLPAADALLEMIILHLPSPVTAQNYRAEQLYEGPSDDPACIAIKNCDPKADLMLYVSKMVPTSDKGRFYAFGRVFAGTVKSGQKVRIQGPNYVPGKKDDLFIKAIQRAVLMMGRFVEPIDDCPAGNIIGLVGIDQFLLKTGTLTTFEGAHNMKVMKFSVSPVVQVAVEVKNANDLPKLVEGLKRLSKSDPCVLTYMSESGEHIVAGTGELHLEICLQDLENDHAGIPLKISPPVVAYRETVEGESSQVALSKSPNKHNRIYLKAQPIDEEVSLAIESGKINPRDDFKARARIMADEYGWDVTDARKIWCFGPDGNGPNLVVDQTKAVQYLNEIKDSVVAAFQWATKEGPIFGEQMRSVRVNILDVTLHADAIHRGGGQIIPTMRRATYAGFLLAEPKIQEPVFLVEIQCPEQAVGGIYSVLNKKRGQVVSEEQRPGTPLFTVKAYLPVNESFGFTGELRQATGGQAFPQMVFDHWSTLSTDPLDPSTKAGEIVAAARKRHGMKDEVPGWQEYYDKL